The proteins below are encoded in one region of Fibrella aestuarina BUZ 2:
- a CDS encoding phage integrase N-terminal SAM-like domain-containing protein produces the protein MITICLDERDPALLTISFSQDPVGNDLIRNVPGRRWSYSRRCWTVPNTRASVVKVGQLFGKDYCRFDEAIVRLYKLAATTAEVEQATNPPWPGRGTAPLHVRSLHKPFRYAPLANEFDTHPVIVAVTQALCVQHYSRKTYKNYKQALVSLIRYAQPKDIADFEKVDYQKYLLFLRDRKRLGAATINVHINRSGGPAGSSTRRRF, from the coding sequence ATGATCACCATCTGCCTCGACGAGCGTGACCCAGCCCTACTTACCATTTCTTTTTCCCAAGACCCCGTCGGCAACGACCTCATCCGCAACGTACCTGGCCGCCGCTGGAGCTATTCTCGACGCTGCTGGACCGTACCCAACACCCGCGCTAGTGTCGTGAAAGTGGGCCAATTATTTGGCAAAGATTACTGTCGATTCGACGAAGCCATAGTGAGACTCTACAAACTCGCTGCAACGACTGCCGAGGTCGAACAGGCAACCAATCCGCCCTGGCCCGGACGCGGGACCGCGCCACTGCACGTTCGCTCTCTGCACAAGCCATTTCGCTATGCGCCACTTGCCAACGAGTTCGATACCCACCCGGTCATCGTGGCCGTGACCCAGGCGTTGTGCGTTCAGCACTATAGCCGGAAAACATACAAAAACTATAAACAGGCGCTAGTATCGCTCATACGTTACGCCCAACCTAAAGACATTGCAGACTTTGAGAAAGTGGATTACCAAAAATATCTGCTGTTTTTACGTGATAGGAAACGGTTGGGAGCGGCTACTATCAACGTCCACATTAACCGCAGCGGCGGACCGGCTGGAAGTTCTACCAGGAGAAGGTTTTAG
- a CDS encoding tyrosine-type recombinase/integrase: MYSTGLRLSEVAHLRLTDLDRIRRLIMVRGGKGKKDRVVMLTEKLETVLDEYLAAYTPQTYLLENFENGEPLATRTIQLVYSDVTRYAQITKRGGIHSLRHSFATHLLEAGTDIRYIQQLLGHESILTTMRYTHVTADKISKISSPLDNI; this comes from the coding sequence GTGTATTCGACGGGGTTGCGCCTAAGCGAGGTGGCTCATCTGCGCTTAACTGACCTCGACCGGATTCGGCGACTCATCATGGTGCGGGGTGGTAAAGGCAAAAAGGACCGCGTGGTGATGTTAACAGAAAAACTAGAGACCGTTTTGGACGAGTATTTAGCCGCCTATACCCCGCAAACGTACCTGCTTGAAAACTTCGAGAACGGCGAACCCCTCGCCACGCGTACAATTCAGCTCGTATACAGCGACGTAACCCGGTATGCACAGATCACCAAACGGGGCGGCATTCATTCGTTACGGCATAGCTTCGCGACGCATCTATTGGAAGCGGGCACCGACATACGTTACATTCAGCAACTGCTGGGGCATGAAAGCATCCTGACCACTATGCGGTACACCCACGTCACGGCTGATAAGATCAGTAAAATCAGCAGTCCGTTAGACAACATATAG